The nucleotide sequence CAGAGCGCGAAGCCGCACGTGCTGCAGATCCTCGACCGCACCCACACCCCCGGCCGCCCCGAGGCATGCGTGGCGGAAGCGCGCGCGGCCGGTTTCGAGCACGTCAACCTCGACCTGATCTACGGCACCCCCGGCGAGTCCGACGACGACTGGCGCGCCTCCCTGGAGGCGGCCCTCGGCGCGGGTCCCGACCACATCAGCGCCTACGCCCTGATCGTCGAGGAGGGCACCCAGCTCGCCCGGCGCATCCGGCGCGGCGAGGTCCCGATGACCGACGACGACGTCCACGCGGACCGCTATCTCATCGCCGAGGAGATGCTCACCGCGGCGGGCCTGCACTGGTACGAGGTCTCCAACTGGGCCACCTCCGAGGCCGCCCGCTGCCTGCACAACGAGCTGTACTGGCGCGGCGCCGACTGGTGGGGCGCGGGCCCCGGAGCCCACAGCCACGTCGGCGGGGTGCGCTGGTGGAACGTCAAGCACCCCGGCGCCTACGCCGCCGCCCTCGCCGCCGGCCGCACCCCCGGCGCGGGCCGCGAGCTGCTGTCCGAGGAGGACCGCCGGGTGGAGCGCATCCTCCTGGAACTCCGCCTGCGCGACGGCGTCCCGCTCTCCCTGCTCAAGCCGGCCGGTCTCGCCGCCTCCCGCCAGGCCCTCACCGACGGCCTGCTGAACCCCGGGCCCTACGCCGAGGGCCGCGCGACCCTCACCCTCCGGGGCCGCCTGCTGGCGGACGCGGTGGTGCGGGACCTGGTGGACTGAACCGGGCCGCTACGCCTCGGCCGTGACGAAATCGATCAGCTCCTCGACCCGGCCGAGGAGTTCCGGCTCCAGGTCCCGGTAGGACGTCACCCTCGCCAGGATCGCCTGCCACACCGCACCGGTGTTTTCCGGCCAACCCAGCGCCTTGCAGACGCCCTTCTTCCAGTCCTGGCCACGGGGGACGCGGGGCCAGGCGGGGATGCCGAGGGCCGAGGGCTTCACGGCCTCCCAGATGTCGATGTACGGGTGGCCGACGACCAGGGCGTGCTCGCTGGTCACCGACCGCGCGATGCGCCACTCCTTGGTGCCGGGCAGGAGGTGGTCCACCAGGACGCCCAGCCGGGCGTCGGCGTCCGGGGCGAACTCGGCCACGATGGCGGGCAGGTCGTCCACGCCCTCCAGGTACTCCACGACGACGCCCTCGATGCGCAGGTCGTCGCCCCAGACCTTCTCCACCAGCTCGGCGTCGTGCCTGCCCTCGACGTAGATCCGGCCGGCGCGGGCCACCCGGGCGCGGGCGCCGGGGACGGCGACGGAGCCGGAGGCGGTGCGGGCGGGCTTCGCTGGGGACGCGGCGGCCGGGCGGACCAGGGTGACCGGCCGGCCCTCCAGCAGGAAGCCGCGCGGCTCCAGCGGGAACACCCGGTGCTTGCCGAAGCGGTCCTCCAGCGTGACCGTGCCCGCCTCGCAGCGGATCACCGCCCCGCAGAACCCGGTACCGGGCTCCTCCACCACCAGCCCCGCCTCCGCCGCGACCTCGGGCACCGGCTTCGGCTTCTTCCAGGGAGCGGTGAGGTCGGGGGAGTAGTCGCGCATTCCGATGACGATAGGAGAAGTCGCGGCCCGGTACTCAGGACACGCCGAAACGCGCTGCCAGGGCGTCCCGTTGGCGTCGTACGAAGGCCGCGTCGACCACCGCTCCGTGACCGGGCACGTACAGGGCGTCCTCGCCGCCCAGCTCCAGCAGCCGGTCCAGCGCGGCCGGCCAGCGGGCGGGCAGCGCGTCCGGGCCCGCCTGCGGCTCACCGGACTCCTCCACCAGATCACCGCAGAAGACGACCTCGGGGGAGCCGGGCACCAGCACCGCCAGGTCGTGGCCGGTGTGGCCGGGGCCGACGTTCGCCAGCAGCGCCTGGCGGCCGCCGCCGAGGTCGAGCGTCCACTCGCCGGACACCGCGTGCGCGGGCGGCACCAGGGCCCGCGTGGCGGCCTCCGCCTCCCCGGCCGGGAGCCCGTGGTCGACCGCGTCCAGCCGCAGCGCCGCGCGCTCGTGCGTGAAGACCACGTCCAGCCCGACCGCGCCGTAGACCTCCGCCCCGGCGAAGGCGGATGCGCCCAGGACATGATCGAAATGCGGGTGGGTCAGCGCGAGATGGGTCACATCCCGGCCCGCCAGCGTCCGCGCCGCCGCCCGCAGCCCCGCCCCCTCGGCCAGGCTCGACCCCGCGTCCACCACCAGTGCCGTGCCCGAGCCCACCACCAGCCCCACGGTGCAGTCCCAGCCCGGCAGCCGGCACCGGCCCACCCCTTCGGCCAGCCGCTCCCATCCGAGGTCTTCCCAAGTCACCGTCATACCCGGACGCTAACGGTGCACAAGCCGTGCGGACCGCACCGACCTTGCCCGGTGAGCACCCCACGGCCGTACACTGGCCGGGGAAGTCTGGCACTCGCAAGCGCAGAGTGCCAGGCGGTACACCGTAAGGACCGTGGGGCGACGTGATGGAGGTGCGCATGCTGAGCGAACGCAGGCTGCAGGTACTGCGCGCCATCGTGCAGGACTACGTCGGCACCGAGGAGCCCGTCGGCTCCAAGGCGCTGACCGAACGGCACAGCCTCGGCGTCTCCCCGGCGACCGTGCGCAACGACATGGCCGCGCTGGAGGAGGAGGGGTTCATCGCCCAGCCGCACACCAGCGCCGGGCGCATCCCCACCGACAAGGGCTACCGGCTCTTCGTCGACAAGCTCGCCGGTGTGAAGCCGATGACGGCGCCCGAGCGGCGCGCGATCCAGAACTTCCTGGAGGGCGCGGTCGACCTGGACGACGTCGTGGCCCGCACGGTGCGGCTGCTCGCGCAGCTCACCCGGCAGGTCGCCGTCGTGCAGTACCCCTCGCTGACCCGGTCCACCGTGCGGCATGTGGAACTGCTCTCACTCGCCCCCGCGCGCGTGATGCTCGTGCTGATCACGGACACCGGCCGGGTCGAGCAGCGGATGGTCGACTGCCCCGCCCCGTTCGGCGAGGCGTCGCTCGCGGATCTGCGCGCGCGGCTCAACAGCAAGGTGGCCGGACGCCGGTTCACCGACGTACCGCGACTGGTCGAGGACCTCCCCGATGCCTTCGAGGCGGAGGATCGCGGTACGGTCTCCACAGTGCTCTCCACTCTGCTGGAGACACTGGTCGAGGAGAACGAGGAACGGCTGATGATCGGCGGAACCGCCAATCTCACCCGTTTCGGACATGACTTCCCCCTGGTGATCCGGCCCGTGCTGGAGGCCCTGGAGGAGCAGGTCGTGCTCCTCAAGCTCCTCGGCGAAGCCAAAGATCCGGGCGTGACCGTGCGTATCGGGCACGAGAACGCTCATGAGGGACTCAACTCCACGTCCGTCGTGTCGGTCGGCTACGGTTCGGGCGGCGAGGCGGTTGCCAAGCTCGGCGTGGTCGGACCGACCCGCATGGACTATCCGGGAACGATGGGAGCGGTACGCGCAGT is from Streptomyces seoulensis and encodes:
- the hemW gene encoding radical SAM family heme chaperone HemW encodes the protein MPSALPDGESVPDDGALPAAALAGAAERPLGFYLHVPYCATRCGYCDFNTYTATELRGTGGVLASRDNYADTLVDEVRLARKVLGDDPREVRTVFVGGGTPTLLAAEDLVRMLGAVRDEFGLAPDAEITTEANPDSVDPAYLATLREGGFNRLSFGMQSAKPHVLQILDRTHTPGRPEACVAEARAAGFEHVNLDLIYGTPGESDDDWRASLEAALGAGPDHISAYALIVEEGTQLARRIRRGEVPMTDDDVHADRYLIAEEMLTAAGLHWYEVSNWATSEAARCLHNELYWRGADWWGAGPGAHSHVGGVRWWNVKHPGAYAAALAAGRTPGAGRELLSEEDRRVERILLELRLRDGVPLSLLKPAGLAASRQALTDGLLNPGPYAEGRATLTLRGRLLADAVVRDLVD
- a CDS encoding DUF3097 domain-containing protein, with protein sequence MRDYSPDLTAPWKKPKPVPEVAAEAGLVVEEPGTGFCGAVIRCEAGTVTLEDRFGKHRVFPLEPRGFLLEGRPVTLVRPAAASPAKPARTASGSVAVPGARARVARAGRIYVEGRHDAELVEKVWGDDLRIEGVVVEYLEGVDDLPAIVAEFAPDADARLGVLVDHLLPGTKEWRIARSVTSEHALVVGHPYIDIWEAVKPSALGIPAWPRVPRGQDWKKGVCKALGWPENTGAVWQAILARVTSYRDLEPELLGRVEELIDFVTAEA
- a CDS encoding MBL fold metallo-hydrolase is translated as MTVTWEDLGWERLAEGVGRCRLPGWDCTVGLVVGSGTALVVDAGSSLAEGAGLRAAARTLAGRDVTHLALTHPHFDHVLGASAFAGAEVYGAVGLDVVFTHERAALRLDAVDHGLPAGEAEAATRALVPPAHAVSGEWTLDLGGGRQALLANVGPGHTGHDLAVLVPGSPEVVFCGDLVEESGEPQAGPDALPARWPAALDRLLELGGEDALYVPGHGAVVDAAFVRRQRDALAARFGVS
- the hrcA gene encoding heat-inducible transcriptional repressor HrcA; this translates as MLSERRLQVLRAIVQDYVGTEEPVGSKALTERHSLGVSPATVRNDMAALEEEGFIAQPHTSAGRIPTDKGYRLFVDKLAGVKPMTAPERRAIQNFLEGAVDLDDVVARTVRLLAQLTRQVAVVQYPSLTRSTVRHVELLSLAPARVMLVLITDTGRVEQRMVDCPAPFGEASLADLRARLNSKVAGRRFTDVPRLVEDLPDAFEAEDRGTVSTVLSTLLETLVEENEERLMIGGTANLTRFGHDFPLVIRPVLEALEEQVVLLKLLGEAKDPGVTVRIGHENAHEGLNSTSVVSVGYGSGGEAVAKLGVVGPTRMDYPGTMGAVRAVARYVGQILAES